Proteins from a single region of Diaphorobacter limosus:
- a CDS encoding RNA recognition motif domain-containing protein: protein MGNKLYVGNLPYSFRDQDLEQTFGQFGAVQSAKVMMERDTGRSKGFGFVEMGSDAEAQAAIQGVHGQNFGGRDLVVNEARPMEPRPPRSGGYGGGGGYGGGRGNGGGYGGDRGGYGGGRSSY, encoded by the coding sequence ATGGGCAACAAACTTTACGTGGGCAACCTGCCCTATTCCTTCCGCGACCAGGATCTGGAGCAAACCTTCGGCCAGTTCGGCGCCGTGCAAAGCGCCAAGGTCATGATGGAGCGCGACACCGGCCGCTCCAAGGGCTTTGGCTTCGTCGAGATGGGCAGCGATGCCGAGGCACAGGCCGCCATCCAGGGCGTGCATGGCCAGAATTTCGGCGGCCGTGACCTGGTGGTCAACGAAGCGCGCCCCATGGAGCCCCGCCCCCCGCGCAGCGGTGGTTACGGTGGTGGCGGCGGCTACGGCGGTGGCCGCGGCAATGGCGGCGGCTACGGTGGCGACCGCGGCGGCTACGGCGGTGGCCGTTCCAGCTACTGA
- a CDS encoding RNA-binding protein, with protein sequence MGNKLYVGNLPYSVRDQDLEQAFGQFGTVTSAKVMMERDTGRSKGFGFVEMGSDAEAQAAINGMHGQPLGGRAIVVNEARPMEPRPPRSGGGGFGGGFGGGGGGGYGGGRGAGGGGGGRGEGGFRSPYGSGPRGGGGGGGGRGGYGGGGGGYGGDRGGY encoded by the coding sequence ATGGGCAACAAGCTGTACGTCGGCAACCTGCCGTACTCGGTGCGCGACCAGGATCTGGAGCAGGCCTTTGGCCAGTTCGGAACCGTGACCAGCGCCAAGGTCATGATGGAACGCGACACCGGTCGCTCCAAAGGCTTTGGTTTCGTGGAAATGGGCAGTGATGCAGAGGCCCAGGCCGCCATCAACGGCATGCACGGCCAGCCCCTGGGTGGCCGCGCCATCGTCGTGAACGAGGCGCGCCCCATGGAGCCCCGTCCCCCGCGCAGCGGTGGCGGTGGTTTCGGCGGTGGTTTCGGCGGTGGTGGCGGCGGCGGCTACGGCGGTGGCCGTGGCGCGGGTGGCGGCGGCGGTGGCCGCGGCGAAGGCGGTTTCCGCAGCCCCTATGGCTCCGGCCCGCGCGGCGGTGGTGGCGGCGGCGGTGGCCGTGGCGGCTACGGTGGTGGTGGCGGCGGCTACGGCGGCGATCGCGGCGGTTATTGA
- a CDS encoding 3-deoxy-D-manno-octulosonate 8-phosphate phosphatase translates to MQQPLPPLRPVLQFAPALLLRAQPVRVAFFDVDGVLTDGGLYFSEAGETLKRFNTLDGHGLKLLQQAGITPAVITGRDSPALRLRLAALGVVHARFGTEDKRPAAEAILAELGLAWGQAAAMGDDWPDLAVMRRAAFACAPPQAQAEVRAVAHHVTAAAGGAGAVRELCDLLLVASGRYAGLLAAHGA, encoded by the coding sequence ATGCAACAACCCCTGCCCCCGCTGCGCCCCGTGCTGCAATTCGCCCCAGCGCTACTGCTGCGTGCGCAGCCGGTGCGCGTGGCCTTTTTCGACGTGGATGGCGTTCTCACCGACGGTGGCCTGTATTTCTCCGAAGCCGGCGAGACCCTCAAGCGCTTCAACACCCTGGACGGCCATGGCCTGAAGCTGCTGCAGCAGGCCGGCATCACCCCGGCGGTGATCACCGGGCGCGATTCCCCCGCGCTGCGCCTGCGCCTCGCGGCGCTGGGCGTGGTGCATGCGCGCTTTGGCACCGAGGACAAGCGCCCGGCCGCCGAGGCCATCCTGGCCGAGCTGGGCCTGGCCTGGGGCCAGGCCGCCGCCATGGGCGACGACTGGCCGGATCTGGCCGTGATGCGCCGCGCGGCCTTTGCCTGCGCGCCGCCGCAGGCCCAGGCCGAGGTGCGCGCCGTGGCCCACCATGTCACCGCCGCGGCCGGCGGCGCGGGCGCTGTGCGCGAGCTGTGCGACCTGCTGCTCGTCGCCAGCGGCCGCTATGCCGGCTTGCTGGCCGCGCACGGCGCATGA
- the metX gene encoding homoserine O-succinyltransferase MetX has protein sequence MSFIATPQSMHFAEALRLQSGASIRDYTLAYETYGELNAARDNAVLVCHALNASHHVAGMYEGQPKSEGWWDNMIGPGKPLDTNRFFVIGINNLGSCFGSTGPMHKHPDTGEVYGADFPVVTVEDWVNAQALLLDRLGVAQLAAVMGGSLGGMQALSWTLQYPERVRHAVVVASAPNLTAENIAFNEVARRAIVTDPDFHGGHFYRHGVIPQRGLRIARMIGHITYLSDDVMNEKFGRQLREGMDLKYSTQDIEFQIESYLRYQGDKFSEYFDANTYLLITRALDYFDPARRHGGNLAQALAVARAKFLLVSFSTDWRFSPQRSREIVQALLENRRDVSYAEIDAPHGHDAFLLDDARYMSVVRSYFDSIAKELQGEQP, from the coding sequence ATGTCGTTCATCGCCACACCGCAATCCATGCACTTTGCCGAGGCCCTGCGCTTGCAGTCGGGCGCCTCGATACGCGACTACACCCTGGCCTACGAGACCTACGGCGAGCTCAACGCCGCGCGTGACAACGCCGTGCTCGTGTGCCACGCGCTCAACGCCTCGCACCATGTGGCCGGCATGTACGAGGGCCAGCCCAAGAGCGAGGGCTGGTGGGACAACATGATCGGCCCTGGCAAGCCGCTAGATACCAACCGTTTCTTCGTCATCGGCATCAACAACCTGGGCTCCTGCTTTGGCTCCACCGGGCCGATGCACAAGCATCCGGATACCGGCGAGGTCTATGGCGCCGACTTCCCCGTGGTGACGGTGGAGGACTGGGTCAACGCCCAGGCGCTGCTGCTCGATCGCCTGGGCGTTGCGCAACTGGCCGCGGTGATGGGCGGCAGCCTGGGCGGCATGCAGGCGCTGTCGTGGACGCTGCAATACCCGGAGCGCGTGCGCCACGCCGTGGTGGTGGCCAGCGCGCCCAATCTGACGGCCGAGAACATCGCCTTCAACGAGGTGGCGCGTCGCGCCATCGTCACCGACCCGGACTTTCACGGCGGCCATTTCTACCGCCATGGCGTGATACCGCAACGCGGCCTGCGCATCGCGCGCATGATCGGCCACATCACCTACCTGAGCGACGATGTGATGAACGAGAAGTTCGGCCGTCAGCTCAGGGAGGGCATGGACCTCAAGTACAGCACCCAGGACATAGAGTTCCAGATCGAGAGCTACCTGCGCTACCAGGGCGACAAGTTCAGCGAGTATTTCGATGCCAACACCTATCTGCTCATCACGCGCGCGCTGGACTACTTCGACCCCGCGCGTCGGCATGGCGGCAACCTGGCCCAGGCGCTGGCCGTGGCGCGTGCCAAATTTCTGCTGGTGAGCTTCAGCACCGACTGGCGCTTTTCGCCCCAGCGCAGCCGAGAAATCGTGCAGGCGCTGCTGGAGAACCGCCGCGACGTGAGCTACGCCGAGATCGACGCCCCCCATGGTCATGATGCATTTTTGCTGGATGACGCCCGATATATGAGCGTGGTACGCTCTTATTTCGATAGTATTGCCAAGGAGCTGCAGGGAGAACAACCATGA
- the metW gene encoding methionine biosynthesis protein MetW gives MSDHATMQAIARLVPQGARVLDLGCGDGALLDLLQRERGCSGYGIELADANVLACVRRGVNVIQLNLDEGLAMFGDNSFDVVLQIDTLQHLRNAEVMLRETARVGQSGIVAFPNFAHWPNRLSVLRGRMPVTRRLPYQWYDTPNIRVGTYKDFEVLAYKNKLRILDAFGLQDGREVRWLPNALAGTAVFRFEHD, from the coding sequence ATGAGCGACCACGCCACCATGCAAGCCATTGCACGCCTGGTACCCCAGGGGGCGCGCGTGCTGGATCTGGGCTGCGGCGACGGCGCCCTGCTCGATCTGCTGCAGCGCGAACGCGGCTGCAGCGGCTACGGCATAGAGCTGGCCGACGCCAATGTGCTGGCCTGCGTGCGCCGCGGCGTCAACGTCATCCAGCTGAACCTGGACGAAGGCCTGGCCATGTTTGGCGACAACAGCTTCGACGTGGTGCTGCAGATCGACACCCTGCAGCATCTGCGCAATGCCGAGGTCATGTTGCGCGAGACGGCGCGCGTGGGCCAAAGCGGCATCGTCGCCTTTCCCAACTTTGCGCACTGGCCGAACCGCCTGTCGGTGCTGCGCGGACGCATGCCGGTCACGCGGCGCCTGCCCTACCAGTGGTACGACACGCCCAACATCCGCGTCGGCACCTACAAGGACTTCGAGGTGCTGGCGTACAAGAACAAGCTGCGCATCCTGGACGCCTTCGGCCTGCAGGACGGGCGCGAGGTGCGCTGGCTGCCCAATGCACTGGCGGGCACGGCGGTGTTCCGCTTCGAGCACGACTGA
- a CDS encoding SDR family oxidoreductase: MPARPLVFITGASSGIGRALAECYHRAGWRLALVARRELEIKSWASAHQLSASSYQIYGADVAQMDSIIAAGQACLARQGLPDVVIANAGISVGMDTAERADLDVMARVFATNNLGLAATFHPFISAMTQRGSGRLVGIGSVAGIRGLPGHGAYCASKAAVISYCESLRGELRGSGVRVVTISPGYVDTPLTRENRYRMPFLMTPEAFAESAFKAIETGSSYRVIPWQMGVAAKLLRLLPNPWFDRLLQGRPRKHRQPPSS, from the coding sequence ATGCCCGCGCGCCCCCTGGTCTTCATCACCGGCGCCTCCAGCGGCATAGGCCGGGCGCTGGCCGAGTGCTACCACCGTGCGGGCTGGCGACTGGCCCTGGTGGCGCGCCGCGAACTTGAGATCAAATCATGGGCTAGCGCGCACCAATTAAGCGCAAGCAGCTATCAAATTTATGGTGCTGATGTCGCGCAAATGGACAGCATCATCGCCGCCGGCCAGGCCTGCCTGGCGCGCCAGGGTCTGCCCGACGTGGTCATCGCCAACGCCGGCATCAGCGTCGGCATGGACACTGCCGAGCGCGCCGACCTGGACGTCATGGCGCGCGTCTTTGCCACCAACAACCTGGGCCTGGCCGCTACCTTCCACCCCTTCATTAGCGCCATGACACAGCGCGGCAGCGGGCGCCTGGTGGGCATTGGCAGCGTGGCCGGCATACGCGGCCTGCCCGGCCATGGCGCCTATTGCGCCAGCAAGGCGGCGGTGATCAGCTACTGCGAGAGCCTGCGCGGTGAATTGCGCGGCAGCGGCGTGCGCGTGGTCACGATTAGCCCCGGCTATGTGGACACGCCGCTGACGCGGGAAAACCGCTACCGCATGCCGTTTCTGATGACCCCCGAAGCGTTTGCCGAGAGCGCCTTCAAGGCCATAGAAACCGGCAGCAGCTACCGCGTCATCCCCTGGCAGATGGGCGTGGCTGCCAAGCTGCTGCGCCTGCTGCCCAACCCCTGGTTCGACCGCCTGCTGCAGGGACGGCCACGCAAGCACCGGCAGCCGCCTTCGAGCTGA
- a CDS encoding monovalent cation:proton antiporter-2 (CPA2) family protein codes for MSSLALTLLYLLAAVLGVVACRSLRLPPMMGYLAAGILIGPHALALTQNSEGVRHLGEFGVVFLMFTIGLEFNLPKLRAMRRHVFGLGLLQVLLSMLAFTACLLLLARLGGVWDMGWQTALALGGTLAMSSTAIVVKLMSERGELESEHGRRVLGILLFQDLAVVPLLVLIPALGSSPDKLLLALGLALLKAMVLVSVLLVGGQGVMRWWLTLVARRKSDELFMLNLLLVTLGLAWMTELAGLSLALGAFIAGVLVSETEFRHQVGTDIRPFHDVLLGLFFITVGMMLDWHVMVERWALVLLLLAAPLLIKTAIIVALARGLGATTGVSLRTALYVAQAGEFGFVLLSLMQTHELLAPALMNPVLAAMVLSMLATPFLIQYSNRIVMKLVASDWLQQSLQVTSIARQAINTSGHVLICGYGRCGQNLARMLEREGIPYMALDLDPDRVRQAAAAGDSVVFGDATRVQALKAAGLGRAAALAITYLDTAAALKVLANARAHAPQVPVVVRTEDDTHLEKLQAAGATEVVPEAIEGSLMLAGHALALVGVPMRRVLRLVQGQREQRYGLLRGYFHGADDDTVSERDQERLYSITLPPGAAAVGASLATLTLHAMGARLINVRRFSGRMSGPDDEAPLAEGDTLVLSGHPTALSLAEEKLLRG; via the coding sequence ATGTCCTCACTCGCCCTGACGCTGCTGTACCTGCTGGCTGCCGTGCTGGGCGTGGTCGCCTGCCGCAGCCTGCGGCTGCCGCCGATGATGGGCTATCTGGCGGCGGGCATCCTCATTGGCCCGCATGCGCTGGCGCTGACGCAGAACTCCGAGGGCGTGCGCCACCTGGGCGAGTTTGGCGTGGTGTTCCTGATGTTCACCATCGGCCTGGAGTTCAACCTGCCCAAGCTGCGCGCCATGCGCCGCCATGTGTTCGGCCTGGGGCTGCTGCAGGTGCTGCTGTCCATGCTGGCCTTCACCGCCTGCCTGCTGCTGCTGGCACGACTGGGCGGCGTGTGGGACATGGGCTGGCAGACCGCCCTGGCCCTGGGCGGCACGCTGGCCATGAGCAGCACGGCCATCGTCGTCAAGCTGATGTCCGAGCGTGGCGAGCTCGAGAGCGAGCATGGCCGGCGCGTGCTGGGCATCCTGCTGTTCCAGGACTTGGCCGTGGTGCCGCTGCTGGTGCTGATACCGGCGCTGGGCTCGTCACCCGACAAGCTGCTGCTGGCGCTGGGCCTGGCCCTGCTCAAGGCCATGGTGTTGGTAAGCGTGCTGCTGGTGGGCGGTCAGGGCGTGATGCGCTGGTGGCTGACCCTGGTGGCCAGGCGCAAGAGCGACGAACTGTTCATGCTGAACCTGTTGCTGGTCACGCTGGGCCTGGCCTGGATGACCGAGCTGGCCGGGCTGTCGCTGGCGCTGGGCGCCTTCATCGCCGGGGTGCTGGTGTCCGAGACGGAGTTCCGCCACCAGGTGGGCACCGACATCCGCCCCTTCCACGACGTGCTGCTGGGCCTGTTCTTCATCACCGTGGGCATGATGCTGGACTGGCATGTGATGGTGGAGCGCTGGGCGCTGGTGCTGCTCTTGCTGGCGGCGCCGCTGCTCATCAAGACCGCCATCATCGTGGCCCTGGCGCGCGGCCTGGGCGCCACCACCGGCGTGTCGCTGCGCACCGCGCTGTACGTGGCGCAGGCGGGCGAATTCGGCTTCGTGCTGCTGTCGCTGATGCAGACGCACGAGCTGCTGGCGCCGGCGCTCATGAACCCGGTGCTGGCGGCCATGGTGCTGTCCATGCTGGCCACGCCCTTCCTGATCCAGTACAGCAACCGCATCGTCATGAAGCTGGTGGCCAGCGACTGGCTGCAGCAGTCGCTGCAGGTGACCAGCATTGCGCGCCAGGCCATCAACACCAGCGGCCATGTGCTGATCTGCGGCTATGGCCGCTGCGGCCAGAACCTGGCGCGCATGCTCGAGCGCGAGGGCATCCCCTACATGGCGCTGGATCTGGACCCGGACCGCGTGCGCCAGGCCGCCGCCGCCGGCGACTCGGTGGTGTTTGGCGATGCCACGCGCGTCCAGGCTCTGAAGGCCGCCGGCCTGGGCCGGGCCGCGGCCCTGGCCATCACCTATCTGGACACGGCCGCCGCCTTGAAAGTGCTGGCCAATGCCCGCGCCCATGCACCACAAGTGCCGGTGGTGGTACGCACCGAGGACGACACCCACCTGGAGAAGCTGCAGGCCGCCGGCGCCACCGAGGTCGTGCCCGAGGCCATCGAGGGCTCGCTGATGCTGGCCGGCCATGCCCTGGCCCTGGTGGGCGTGCCCATGCGCCGCGTGCTGCGCCTGGTGCAGGGCCAGCGCGAACAGCGCTATGGCCTGCTGCGCGGCTACTTCCACGGCGCCGACGACGACACCGTCAGCGAGCGCGACCAGGAGCGCCTGTACTCCATCACCCTGCCCCCGGGCGCCGCCGCCGTGGGCGCCAGCCTGGCCACGCTGACGCTGCACGCCATGGGCGCGCGCCTGATCAACGTGCGCCGGTTCAGCGGGCGCATGTCCGGCCCCGACGATGAGGCGCCACTGGCCGAGGGCGACACCCTGGTGCTGTCGGGTCACCCCACGGCCCTGAGCCTGGCGGAAGAAAAACTGTTGCGCGGCTGA
- a CDS encoding GGDEF domain-containing protein: MLPLDVPTMLLMTAAASATMALSMAAVRPERREGMGLWALALVLHTITYLLFTLRGAVPAWASVVLANTLLAGTFALALAAVRQFQGHGLPWRRMLVPVLAMALLFAWFQDDYRACVIVAGVVPPLQVALVLWALWRPKPPAQMRGAVLLTAGLGLQAVLLAVRGALAALHSIPTQGLLRTDGVQSLTFMAAFVVVILASLGFILMAKDRADANNHYFATRDALTGLFNRRALLLAARRDVAVAARSHEPYALMMVDIDHFKAVNDGHGHQVGDQILCHVAGLLSARLRAQDMVGRYGGEEFLVLLPNTAQQAAAELAETLRSAVAQCPCAREGCAITATVSIGVCGGQLHGTEDWERLLRCADQALYAAKAAGRNRVVSGRFVPEAAQPLATPVI; encoded by the coding sequence ATGCTGCCCCTTGATGTGCCCACCATGCTGCTGATGACGGCGGCAGCCTCCGCCACCATGGCGCTGTCCATGGCCGCCGTTCGGCCCGAGCGGCGCGAAGGCATGGGCCTGTGGGCACTGGCGCTGGTGCTGCACACCATTACCTATCTGCTGTTCACGCTGCGCGGCGCGGTGCCCGCCTGGGCCAGTGTGGTGCTGGCCAATACCCTGCTGGCCGGCACCTTTGCGCTGGCGCTGGCGGCCGTGCGCCAGTTTCAGGGCCATGGGCTGCCCTGGCGCCGCATGCTGGTGCCGGTGCTGGCCATGGCGCTGCTGTTTGCCTGGTTCCAGGACGACTACCGCGCCTGCGTGATCGTCGCCGGCGTGGTGCCGCCGCTGCAGGTGGCCCTGGTGCTGTGGGCGCTGTGGCGGCCCAAGCCGCCGGCGCAAATGCGTGGCGCCGTCTTGCTGACCGCGGGGCTGGGCCTGCAGGCCGTGCTGCTGGCGGTGCGCGGTGCGCTGGCCGCCCTGCACAGCATCCCCACCCAAGGCCTGCTGCGCACCGATGGCGTGCAGTCGCTGACCTTCATGGCGGCCTTTGTCGTGGTCATCCTGGCGTCGCTGGGCTTCATCCTGATGGCCAAGGACAGGGCCGACGCCAACAACCATTACTTTGCCACCCGCGACGCCCTGACCGGCCTGTTCAACCGCCGCGCCCTGCTGCTGGCGGCGCGCCGTGACGTGGCTGTTGCCGCACGCTCGCATGAACCCTATGCGCTGATGATGGTGGACATAGACCATTTCAAGGCCGTCAACGACGGCCATGGCCACCAGGTGGGCGACCAGATCCTGTGCCATGTGGCGGGCCTGCTCAGCGCCAGGCTGCGCGCCCAGGACATGGTGGGGCGCTACGGTGGCGAGGAATTCCTGGTGCTGCTGCCCAACACCGCGCAGCAGGCCGCCGCCGAGCTGGCCGAAACCCTGCGCAGCGCCGTGGCCCAGTGCCCCTGTGCGCGCGAGGGCTGCGCCATCACCGCCACGGTGAGCATTGGCGTGTGTGGCGGCCAGCTGCATGGCACCGAGGACTGGGAGCGACTGCTGCGCTGCGCCGACCAGGCGCTGTATGCCGCCAAGGCCGCCGGGCGCAACCGGGTCGTGTCCGGCCGCTTTGTGCCCGAGGCCGCGCAGCCGCTGGCAACTCCCGTGATCTGA
- a CDS encoding KpsF/GutQ family sugar-phosphate isomerase, with protein sequence MPNAPSAPPPFDAAQALRLGRETFDIEAQALQSLGARLGQVFVQAVQLLLATPGRVVVMGMGKSGHVGRKIAATLASTGTPAFFVHPAEASHGDLGMVTRGDLLLALSNSGESSEITVLLPMLKRQGVPLIAMTGGLQSSLARHADLVLDCSVEREACPLNLAPTTSTTVQLAMGDALAVALLDARGFRPEDFARSHPGGALGRRLLTHVRDVMRSGEQVPQVLPQVDFSTLMREMSAKGMGAAAVVDEAGRPIGIFTDGDLRRRIEAGADLRGMRAQDIMHANPRTIAADALAADAAQLMEQHSITSVLVTEPGGVLVGVVHIGDLMRAKVI encoded by the coding sequence ATGCCCAACGCCCCATCCGCCCCCCCGCCCTTCGATGCCGCGCAGGCCCTGCGCCTGGGGCGCGAGACCTTCGATATCGAGGCCCAGGCATTGCAGAGCCTGGGCGCGCGCCTGGGCCAGGTGTTTGTGCAGGCGGTGCAGCTGCTGCTGGCCACGCCCGGGCGCGTGGTCGTCATGGGCATGGGCAAGAGCGGCCATGTGGGGCGCAAGATCGCCGCCACGCTGGCATCCACCGGCACGCCCGCGTTCTTCGTGCACCCGGCCGAGGCCAGCCATGGCGACCTGGGCATGGTCACGCGCGGCGACCTGTTGCTGGCCCTGTCCAACAGCGGCGAGAGCAGCGAAATCACCGTGCTGCTGCCCATGCTCAAGCGCCAGGGCGTGCCCCTGATCGCCATGACGGGTGGGCTGCAGTCGTCACTGGCGCGCCATGCCGACCTGGTGCTGGACTGCAGCGTGGAGCGCGAGGCCTGCCCGCTGAACCTGGCCCCGACCACCAGCACCACGGTGCAGCTGGCCATGGGCGACGCGCTGGCCGTGGCCCTGCTGGACGCGCGTGGCTTTCGTCCCGAAGACTTTGCCCGCTCGCACCCCGGCGGTGCGCTGGGGCGGCGCCTGCTGACCCATGTGCGCGACGTCATGCGCAGCGGCGAGCAGGTGCCGCAGGTACTGCCGCAGGTGGACTTCAGCACCCTGATGCGCGAGATGAGTGCCAAGGGCATGGGCGCCGCCGCCGTGGTGGACGAGGCGGGTCGCCCCATCGGCATCTTCACCGACGGCGACCTGCGCCGGCGCATAGAGGCCGGCGCCGACCTGCGCGGCATGCGCGCCCAGGACATCATGCATGCCAACCCCCGCACCATTGCCGCCGACGCGCTGGCGGCCGACGCTGCGCAGCTGATGGAGCAGCACTCCATTACCAGCGTGCTGGTCACCGAGCCCGGCGGTGTGCTGGTGGGCGTGGTGCATATCGGCGACCTGATGCGCGCCAAGGTGATCTGA
- a CDS encoding adenine phosphoribosyltransferase: MPHLNVTHYLRQHIRTVPNWPAPGVQFRDITPLLQNPKVFRVLIDAFVQRYMDPALRPDVVAGLDARGFILGSVVAYELGLGFVPIRKKGKLPFTTVEETYELEYGSATVELHADAVQPGDRVLLIDDLIATGGTMMAGKKLLEKLGASVMEGAAIVDLPELGGSARLRASGLPLFTLVDFGGH; this comes from the coding sequence ATGCCCCATCTCAACGTCACCCACTACCTGCGCCAGCACATCCGCACCGTGCCCAACTGGCCGGCGCCGGGTGTGCAGTTTCGCGACATCACGCCGCTGCTGCAGAACCCCAAGGTGTTTCGCGTGCTGATAGACGCCTTCGTGCAGCGCTACATGGACCCGGCCCTGCGCCCGGACGTGGTGGCGGGGCTGGATGCGCGCGGTTTCATCCTGGGTTCGGTCGTGGCCTATGAGCTGGGCCTGGGCTTTGTGCCCATCCGCAAGAAGGGCAAGCTGCCCTTCACCACGGTGGAGGAAACCTACGAGCTGGAATACGGCAGCGCCACCGTGGAGCTGCATGCCGACGCCGTCCAGCCCGGCGACCGGGTGCTGCTGATCGACGACCTGATCGCCACCGGCGGCACCATGATGGCGGGCAAGAAACTGCTGGAAAAGCTGGGCGCCAGCGTCATGGAGGGCGCGGCCATTGTGGATCTGCCCGAGCTGGGCGGCTCGGCGCGCCTGCGCGCCAGCGGACTGCCGCTGTTTACCCTGGTGGACTTCGGCGGCCATTGA
- a CDS encoding TMEM165/GDT1 family protein, whose protein sequence is MEAFLISTSIVALAEMGDKTQLLSLVLAARFRKPWPIVLGILVATLANHALAGAVGAWVTTVLGPQALRWVLGLSFIAMAVWMLIPDKLDDDGEGKGVRLGVFGTTVVAFFIAEMGDKTQIATVMLAAQYNAYLWVVAGTTLGMMIANAPVVWLGDRLVKKVPIRLVHIISAVIFLVLGLLALFVPQATPLA, encoded by the coding sequence ATGGAAGCCTTTCTCATCTCCACCTCCATCGTCGCCCTCGCAGAAATGGGCGACAAGACCCAGCTGCTGTCCCTGGTGCTGGCGGCGCGTTTTCGCAAGCCCTGGCCCATCGTGCTGGGCATTCTGGTGGCCACGCTGGCCAATCATGCGCTGGCCGGGGCCGTCGGCGCGTGGGTGACCACGGTACTGGGGCCGCAGGCGCTGCGCTGGGTGCTGGGCCTATCGTTCATCGCCATGGCGGTGTGGATGCTGATCCCCGACAAGCTCGACGATGACGGCGAGGGCAAGGGCGTGCGCCTGGGCGTGTTCGGCACCACCGTGGTGGCCTTCTTCATCGCCGAGATGGGTGACAAGACGCAGATTGCCACCGTCATGCTGGCGGCGCAGTACAACGCCTATCTGTGGGTGGTGGCCGGCACCACGCTGGGCATGATGATTGCCAACGCACCCGTGGTCTGGCTGGGTGACCGCCTGGTCAAGAAGGTACCGATACGCCTGGTGCACATCATCTCGGCCGTGATTTTTCTGGTGCTGGGTCTGCTGGCGCTGTTTGTGCCGCAGGCCACGCCTTTGGCATAA
- the lptC gene encoding LPS export ABC transporter periplasmic protein LptC has product MMSSLRRAWERLSLYLPVLLMGLLALGTWWLVRNAPQPQPAVVERPVSHEPDYFMRDFAVKNFDDTGRLQSDIRGQLARHYADSDQLEIDQARMRSVSPEGRVTTASANRALTNADGSEVQLFGNAIVTREPLVRKGQATLPRLEFRGEFLHAWVNDERVRSNQPVTLKRGSDTFTADSMDYDNLDQILNLRGRVHGTLQPAARR; this is encoded by the coding sequence ATGATGAGCAGCCTGCGCCGGGCCTGGGAGCGCCTGTCCCTCTACCTGCCCGTGCTGCTCATGGGGCTGCTGGCGCTGGGCACCTGGTGGCTGGTGCGCAACGCACCCCAGCCGCAGCCGGCGGTGGTGGAGCGCCCGGTGAGCCACGAGCCCGACTACTTCATGCGCGACTTCGCCGTGAAAAACTTCGATGACACGGGCCGCCTGCAAAGCGACATCCGTGGCCAGCTGGCGCGCCACTATGCCGACAGCGACCAGCTGGAGATCGACCAGGCGCGCATGCGCTCGGTCAGCCCCGAAGGGCGCGTGACCACGGCCAGCGCCAACCGTGCGCTGACGAATGCCGATGGCAGCGAGGTGCAGCTGTTCGGCAACGCCATCGTCACGCGCGAGCCCCTGGTGCGCAAAGGCCAGGCCACGTTGCCGCGCCTGGAGTTCCGGGGCGAATTTCTGCATGCCTGGGTGAATGATGAGCGCGTGCGCTCCAACCAGCCCGTGACCCTCAAGCGCGGCTCCGACACCTTCACCGCCGACAGCATGGACTATGACAACCTGGATCAGATCCTGAACCTGCGCGGGCGCGTGCACGGCACGCTGCAGCCGGCGGCACGCCGCTGA
- a CDS encoding Crp/Fnr family transcriptional regulator — protein MNIAAIPILKAQLMGLVQAISQAATEDSMGNMLSSEQWDLLLPYLRPMELPVGQVLFAQGTTERTLYLVESGSLTVHYEDEQQRVRLAIVGPGSVVGEGAFFSHRPRSATVQAGAPTRLWNLTAIRFAEFANRNPAVALQLVMAIGAVQAKRLANRRRRVAST, from the coding sequence ATGAACATCGCCGCCATTCCCATCCTCAAGGCCCAGCTGATGGGCCTGGTGCAGGCCATCAGCCAGGCCGCCACCGAAGACAGCATGGGCAATATGCTCAGCTCCGAGCAGTGGGATCTGCTCCTGCCCTATCTGCGGCCCATGGAACTGCCGGTCGGCCAGGTGTTGTTTGCCCAGGGCACGACCGAACGCACCCTGTACCTGGTCGAAAGCGGCAGCCTGACCGTGCACTATGAGGACGAGCAGCAGCGCGTGCGCCTGGCCATCGTCGGCCCGGGCTCGGTGGTGGGCGAGGGCGCGTTTTTCTCGCACCGCCCGCGCAGCGCCACGGTGCAGGCCGGGGCGCCGACCAGGCTGTGGAACCTGACGGCGATCCGCTTCGCGGAGTTCGCCAACCGCAACCCGGCCGTGGCCCTGCAGCTGGTCATGGCCATAGGCGCCGTGCAGGCCAAGCGCCTGGCCAACCGCCGCCGCCGCGTTGCATCCACCTGA